Below is a genomic region from Spartinivicinus marinus.
TTAATATTAATGGATGAGCCCTCAACGGCCCTTGATCGTGCCAGTCGTCGAGAAATATGGAGCAACCTGCACCATATTGCTCAACAAATGGTAATTCCCTGGCTAGTAATTAGCCATGATATTCATGAAGTAAACCAGCTGGCTGATCAAGTTATTTTAATGGAAGCAGGAAATATCACAGCCAACGTTGATATTTTTCAATTAAGCCACTACCTGCCACAACAACGGTTAGATTTACATCATATGGTGAGTGTTGTAGAAGGAGACTTAACTAAGCACGACCAGCAACATCACCTATCTTTTCTTGATCTGGATGGGTTTAAAGTGTGTTTACACCAGCTCCCCTATAGCCCAGGTAATCGTATTCGCCTAGAAATTCCAGCCAAAGATGTTAGCCTGGCACTGCAGCCCAACCATAACACCAGCGCATTAAACAGCATTCCTTGCACTATTAGCCAAATTACCAATATTGCTGATGGTTTATGCTTGATTGAATTAACCGTCAACCAGCAACGAATTTTATCACTGATAACCAGTAAGTCCTGCCAGGAGCTACAACTAGAGTCAGGTAAAGCTATCTACGCCAGCATTAAAAGCGTAGCACTACTGTCTAGAGCCATTGCTACTTAAATCTTTTCCTTTCATCTACACT
It encodes:
- the modC gene encoding molybdenum ABC transporter ATP-binding protein, which translates into the protein MLSFNVQCLLQNNQDQFQLSAAGEITNQGITAIFGPSGCGKTTLFETFAGLNQQATGKITLGQQTWLDSQKKLFTPAYQRGVGYVFQDARLFPHLTVLDNLKFAIKRRLKGYQQYLSLNDAISLLSLDSLINRYPYELSGGQQQRVAIARGLLAACQLILMDEPSTALDRASRREIWSNLHHIAQQMVIPWLVISHDIHEVNQLADQVILMEAGNITANVDIFQLSHYLPQQRLDLHHMVSVVEGDLTKHDQQHHLSFLDLDGFKVCLHQLPYSPGNRIRLEIPAKDVSLALQPNHNTSALNSIPCTISQITNIADGLCLIELTVNQQRILSLITSKSCQELQLESGKAIYASIKSVALLSRAIAT